The sequence GACCCGTCAACGTGTTAACGCAGAGATGCATACCCAACGCTTACGTCAGATGGTACAAAAAGATCCCCGTGTGGTGGCAATGGTTGTTCGTGATTGGATGAGTAAAGAATTATGAGTCTTAGTGGAACAGAAAAAAGTGCAGTGATGCTAATGTCAGTAGGTGAAGAGCAAGCCGCTGAAATTTTTAAACACTTAAATAGCCGTGAAGTACAAAAATTAAGTGTGGCTATGTCAAGTTTACGCCAAATCTCTAACCAGGAATTGTCAGATGTATTGGCCGAATTTGAAGAAAATGCCATTCAATATGCGGCTATTAATGTTAATACCAATGATTACCTGCGTTCAGTATTAGTCAAAGCATTGGGTGAAGAGCGGGCCAATACCTTGTTAGAGGATATTTTTGAAACCAAAGAGACCGCTACCGGTATTGATACGCTGAACTTTATGGAGCCGCAGATGGCGGCAGATATGATCCGCGATGAACATCCGCAGATTATTGCCACCATTTTAGTGCATTTAAAGCGTGAACAAGCGGCCGACGTGTTAGCTTTATTTGATGAAAAACTGCGTAATGATGTCATGTTAAGAATTGCTACCTTTGGTGGCGTACAACCCTCCGCTTTAGCTGAGTTGACTGAGGTGCTGAATAACCTACTTGATGGACAAAATATTAAGCGTAGTAAAATGGGTGGTGTGCGTACTGCCGCTGAAATCATCAACTTGATGAAGAGTCAGCAAGAAGAGGTGGTTATTAGTGCGGTTAAAGAGTATGACGATGAACTGGCACAAAAAATTATCGACGAAATGTTCTTGTTTGAAAATCTTATTGAAATGGACAATCGTTCTATGCAGCGTCTGTTGCAAGAAGTGGAAAACGATTCGCTGGTTATTGCATTAAAAGGTTGTGAACAGAATTTACGCGATCATTTCCTCAACAATATGTCACGTCGAGCCGCTGAGATCATGCGCGATGATCTGGCTTCACGTGGCCCTGTTCGCCTGTCGCAAGTGGAAGCAGAACAAAAAGCGATCTTGTTCATCGTTCGTCGCTTGGCAGAAAGTGGTGAAATTGTGATGAATGGCGGTGAAGAAACCTATGTCTAAAAAATCGCTCTCACCATGGCAGCCCTGGCTGCCAGACGAAATTACCCTTTGGCCAGGTTTAAATCCTGTGATCAATAATCAGCATGTTGCCAGTGATACGCCATTAGCTGAACAGAGTGAAAAAGATGTTTTAGCGCAAATCAATCAACTGGACGATTTAAAAGCGCAAGCTAAAGAAATCGGCTATCAAGAAGGTTACGCGGCTGGACAACAAACGGTTTGACGGATGGTCAGCAACAAGGATACCAGGCCGGTTATCAGCAAGGTTTAGCTGAAGGCCATCAGGCAGGTGCCAATGATGCCAAAAATGAGATGGCCGCTATCACCCAACAATGGCAAGCGCTATTAACTGAGTTTCGTCACTCCTTAGAAGGATTAGACAGTTTCATTGCTTCTCGTTTAATGCAGATTGCCCTGCAGGCTGCTCGTCAGGTATTAGGCCAACCGGCGGTTTGTGATGGTAGCGCATTATTGAGCCAAATTAGTCATTTTCTACAACAAGATCCGCTATTGGCAGGCCGTCCTCAACTACAAGTTAATCCAAATGATATGGCACTGGTTGAATCACAACTAGGTGATAGTTTAACCGCTAATGGCTGGCGTCTGATCGCGGTGCCAGAGCTGCATCGATATGGTTGCAAAATTAGCGCTGAAAATAGTGAATTGGATGCCAGTTTAGAAACCCGCTGGCTTGAGCTTTGTCAGTTGATTATGCCGGAGAAATGTCAATGACCGCAAAACTTGCCCGCTGGTTAGGCCGAATTGACAGCTTTGAAAAGCAGCTTATCCAGCTAGCGCCAGTGCGCCATTATGGCAAATTAACCCGCGTGACAGGTTTAGTGTTAGAAGCAACCGGTCTGCAAATGCCGTTAGGAGCAAATTGTTTAATAAAACGCCAACATCAAGCAGCCAGTGACGAGATCACGTGTGAAGTGGTCGGTTTTAATGGCAATAAAATGCTATTAATGCCTTATCAGGATCTTGAAGGCATTGTACCCGGCGCTCAAGTCTATCATCCTTCAGTTTCAGACAAGCAACAAAACAGCGGTCAACAATTCCCCCTGGGCCCCGCGCTACTTGGTCGTGTTCTGGATGGTTTTGGTGAACCATTAGATGGCAAACCCTTGCCAACCATAGACAGCTTTGCATCGCTAGTTACTGCGCCAATTAACCCCTTACAACGAGAATCAATTAACCTGCCACTTGATGTAGGGGTAAGAGCGATTAATAGTTTACTGACGGTCGGTCGCGGCCAACGGATGGGATTATTTGCCGGCTCTGGAGTTGGTAAAAGTATTTTATTGGGCATGATGGCACGCTATACCCAAGCTGACGTGATCGTAGTTGGCCTGATCGGTGAGCGCGGCCGAGAAGTTAAAGACTTTATTGAAAATATTCTCGGCCCGGAGGGTTTACAGCGCTCGGTGGTTATCGCGGCTCCCGCTGATGTCTCGCCGCTTTTACGTTTACAAGGCGCAACTTACGCCACCCGGATTGCCGAAGACTTTCGCGATCGCGGTTTGAACGTGTTACTGATTATGAATTCATTAACCCGTTATGCCATGGCACAACGTGAGATTGCATTAGCGATCGGAGAACCTCCGGCTACGAAGGGTTACCCACCATCTGTGTTTGCCAAATTACCCGCCCTAATAGAGCGTGCCGGTAATGGTACACAAGGTAGTGGTAGTATCACCGCTTTTTATACCGTACTAACAGAGGGTGATGATCAACAGGATCCGATTGCCGATTCAGCGCGTGCTATTTTAGACGGTCACATTGTCTTGTCACGTAGCCTGGCAGAATCTGGCCATTATCCAGCTATCGATATCGAAGCTTCCATCAGCCGGGCAATGAACACTCTGGTGGATAAAAGCCATTTTTATCAGGCTCAACAGTTCAAACAACTATTATCTCGTTATCAGCGTAATCAAGATCTGATTAATGTTGGCGCTTATGCCGTTGGTAGTGATCCGATCCTTGATCAGGCCATCCAGCTTTATCCCCATTTGCAACAATTTTTACGCCAAGATTGCGATGAGTACTGTTCAAAGGAGAGCGCCTATCAACAGCTTTGTCAGTTATTTCCCAAAATCACTAATGAGGAAGCATGAAAGCAAGCAATTCCTTCACACTATTACGTGATTTAAGCCATAAAGATAGCAACCAGGCCGCAGTAAAACTGTCGCATATTCGACATCAGCATCAACAAATGCTGCAACAACTGACACAACTGCTACAGTATCAGGATGAATATCGCCAACAGCTTAATAGTATGCTTCATCAAGGCACCTCTTGTGCAATATTACAAAATTATCAGCAGTTTTTGCTGACCCTTGAACAAGCAATCACGCAACATCAGCAACATTTAGTTGAATGGCAACAGCGAGAAACAAGTGCAGAACAAAATTGGCAAGGCAAACAGCAAAAAACCAATGCCTTCAGTAAGCTACAACAACGTAGTGACCGTTTACAAAAAAAACGTGCTGATCGGCTGGAACAAAAACAAATGGATGAAATGGCGCAACGAGCCGTTTTAAGGACATCATAATGATAGACACATCGCTAACATTGACCGCTAATGGGCACGCTTCTAACCAACCATTATCATCATCGCATTCGGACAATTTTGCCCAGATGTTAACTAACCATTCATCGCCGGCAAAAGAACAAAGCGTAACAGATAATGCTGACTCAGCTATTGAACAGCAGGAAAATACCTTACCTGCTTTCAATGACTTTTTAACTGAGGAAAGCAGCACAAAAATTGATGAAGCAACAGCACCATCAGATAACCCGCAATTTTCGCCATTAACCGCTAATCAATTCATTGATCAATTACCCATTCAACTGGCAGAGGTAGCAACACAGCTACGGCTGGAAAATGATCGCGCAACACTAGCCGATGAAACAATCGAGCAAGCGATTATTGAACAATTAGCTAATAATAGTGACAATAGCGATGAAAAACTGCATTTCAAATCGCATTCTCAGCTCGCTACTTCCACAAGCCATAGTGCAACAATCGAATACCCGCTGGCCAATTTATCAGCACCGTTCAATGAACAAGCAACATCGCAATCTCTGTCGTTACAACCGGCCATGCAATCTAATATCAATGTAGCAACCCTGACCAATACGGCAGAAAATCCAGAATTAATTAGCCTATCGCCAAACAATAATAATGCGATCCCTTTAATCTCTTTGTCAGCCAATCCTGCATTAACTCAGTCAATGACAGCTAACATCAATTCTATGGCTTTGACTACGCCGATTGATCAGCCGGAGTGGGGACAAAAGTTTAGTGAGCAGATTGTCATGCTCAGTCGCCATGGCGCACAACAAGCCGAGTTACGTCTTCATCCGGAAGAATTAGGTAGCCTACAAATTCAACTTAAAATTTTTGACGATAAAGCGCAACTGTCAGTCGTGACCGCTAATCAACAAGTTCGCCAGATTATTGAAAGCAATCTGACACAGTTACGTCATGCGCTATCAGAACAAGGCATACAACTGGGGCAAACGCATGTTGGCGAGCAACATAACGAGCAAAATAGTGCGCAAGATAATCAACCGGCAACGCCGCTATCATCAATAACTAATGAGACCAATGAGCAAGAGAGTGATAGTTCATTAACTAAAGTCCAGCAAACTAACCAGGCACAAATAACCAGCGGAATTGATGTATTTGCTTAAATCCATTTGCTTTTTTTTACTTTTTCTTGTGGGGGAACATTCCCCCTATCCTTATCAACATTGTTCAATGACAAAATAACCGCCTATTTTTACTGTTTTATTCTACCGTCAAGTTATTCATAGATCGGGATAATTATAGTGAAATGCAAAAACAGGGATAAAACGTTAATCGACAATGCCTTGATTATCCCAAGTAGAATCAAAAGGAATTACCTGTCTATGTCTAAGTCGCAACATCAAGGAAAACGCATCAGTGGGATGCTGTTAACCATTATGGCGTTATTCACACTATTAAGCTGTTTTATTGCTGGCTATAGCTGGTGGCTATTTCAAGCAAAAGAACAAGATGAGCATCAACCGGAAAAAAGAAGTCTGGTGCTACCGGTATTTATGTCACTAGAACCCTTTTCGGTTAATCTAATTGACGATGAGAAACGCGATCGCGTGTTATATGTTGATATTACATTACGCCTGACCAGTGAAGAAACCCGTAAACGCCTTCATGATTTTATGCCTGAGGTGCGCAGCCGTATATTGTTATTGTTATCTCGCCAAAACGCCGCTGATTTGGCAACAGATACAGGCAAAGTTCATCTTATGTCTGAAATTAAGCAGGTATTAAAACCGACTTTTGAATTAGAAGAGTCTGAACAAATTATTACCGATGTGTTATTCACAACGTTTATTTTACGATAAATCACATGAGCGATAACTTTCTTTCACAAACAGAGATTGATGCCCTGCTAAATGATGCGCCAACTGATAATACGGTTAGCGGTGGAGAGAAAAAAGCATCTGCAGCTGAAATGGATATCCATCCTTATAATCCGAATACACAACGACGTGCTGTGCGCGAGCGATTGCAGTCGCTGGAAATTATTAATGAACGTTTTGCGCGCCAATTTCGTATGGGGTTATTTAATATTCTACGTCGTAGCCCTGATATTACGGTAGGATTAATCAAAATTGAGCCATATCATGAATTTGCGCGCAATCTACCCGTGATGACTAACCTTAACCTGGTGCATTTAAAACCTTTGCGCGGTACCGCCCTTTTTACCTTTGAACCCAATTTAGTCTATATCGCGGTCGATAATCTATTTGGTGGCGATGGTAGGTTTCCAACTCCAGTTGACGGGCGTGAATTTACCCATACCGAACAGCGTATTATTAATAAAATGATGAAATTGGCGCTTGATGCCTATAGTGACGCCTGGGAGAGTATTTTCAAAATCCAGGCAGAATATGTTCGTTCTGAAATTCAGGTAAAATTTACCAATATCACGTCTTCACCTAACGATATTGTTATTACCACCCCATTTTTAGTGGAAATTGGCAATATGATTGGTGAATTTAGCATTTGTATCCCTTTTGCCATGATCGAGCCGTTACGTGAACGATTAATCAATCCGCCGGTAGAAAATGTTAAACAAGATGAAGGTGTCTGGATGGAAGGCTTGGTTAACCAAGTTAAATATTCTGAATTGGAATTAATCGCTAACCTGATTGAACATCCAACGCGGCTCTCCAGGATCCTGAAACTGCAAAAAGGGGATGTCATTCCTGTCGAAAAACCAGAACGCCTTATGGTTCATGTCGATGGCGTTCCCGTGCTGACCAGTAAATATGGAACATTAAATGGGCAGTATGCCCTTCGCGTCGAACATCTTATTAATCCAGTTTTAAACGCTCTGGAAGAGGAACAAAAACCATGAGTGACACTAAAGATTTTACTGAACATCAAGCTAAAACCTCGGCTGAAGATATCTGGGCAGAAACCATTGCTCAGCAATCGAAACCGCCGAAACCAACCGACAATGGACCTGCGATCTTTGATAATTTGGACATACAAGATATCGAAAACCAATTTTCAGATATTAATATGATCATGGATATTCCGGTTAAATTGACAGTTGAGCTAGGTCGCACCAAAATGACCATTAAAAAGCTTTTAAGTTTAACCCAAGGCTCGGTGGTTTCACTGGATGGCCTGGCGGGTGAACCGTTAGACATTCTGATCAATGGTTATCTGATCGCACAAGGCGAAGTAGTGGTGGTCTCTGATAAATATGGCATTCGTATTACCGATATTATTACCCCATCAGAACGTATGCGTCGGTTGAGTCGATAGATTATGCCAGCTTATTCTTCTTTTCTAGTTGCTGGAGCGGCAGATAGTGCTGCTCCTGTATTAAAAGGGGGCACAACCACTAACAGCCCCTCGCTACTTTCAGGCAGTAGCATGTTAACTGAAATGAGCAGCTCGCTATTACTGATTATTGGCGGTCTATTGGTGACTTTATGGTTAATACGCCGTTTTTTACCCAAACGCTATCTGACCACTCGCTCAAGCGCAATCAAAGTAACGGATAATTACTCACTCGGTAATAAAGCCAAAATTACCATTATTGAAGTTGAAGGGCAGGCGCTGGTACTCGGTGTCACCGAAGAAAACATTACCTTGTTGCATAAAATGCCGGCCAAAACCGAACCGGATGAACAACAGCAGTCAGCTTCTGTTCCACCCTCTTTTGGTCAATTCATGAAGACATGCTTAGTAAAAAGTAGAAACAGTGATGCGTAAATTGCTATTTTTATTAACCAGCGCGCTATTGTGGTTGCCATTGCCCGCTTACACCGCTATACCTGCAATTACTAGCCAACCCTTAGCCAATGGCGGCCAAAGTTGGTCACTACCGGTACAGACACTTATTTTTATTACTGCCCTGGGTTTTATCCCTGCGCTGTTGCTGATGACGACCAGTTTTACTCGTATCATTATCGTATTGGGTTTATTGCGAAATGCGTTAGGCACTCCGACCGCCCCACCTAATCAAATTTTATTAGGCTTAGCGCTATTTATGACTTTTTTCGTCATGTCTCCGGTATTTGATAAAATATATCAAAATGCCTATTTGCCCTTTAGTGAAGAGAAAATTAGCATCGAAGTGGCATTAGCGGAAGGTGCCAAACCCTTACGCCAATTTATGTTACAACAAACCCGTCAACCTGATTTAGCACTGTTTGCCCGCTTAGCCAATGATAGTGAGTATCAAACCCAAGACGATGTTCCGATGCGTATTTTAGTGCCGGCATTTATTACTAGTGAACTAAAAACGGCTTTTCAAATCGGCTTTATGTTATTTATTCCTTTCTTGATTATCGATCTCGTAGTTGCCAGTGTATTAATGGCGCTCGGAATGATGATGGTTCCGCCTGCTACCGTTGCAATGCCTTTTAAATTAATGTTGTTTGTTCTGGTCGATGGTTGGCAATTAATTTTAGGCTCTTTAGCACAAAGTTTTTTTAATTAGGAGTGAAAATGACACCGGAAACAGTGATGGGACTTGGTATTTATGGTATGAAAGTGGCTTTAGCATTAGCAGCGCCACTATTATTAGCGGCGTTGGTCAGTGGTTTAATTATTAGTTTATTACAAGCAGCGACGCAAATTAATGAGATAACCCTCTCTTTCATTCCTAAAATTATCGCTGTTTTTATTACTGCGGTTGTAGCCGGCCCGTGGATGTTACAACTATTTATTGAGTATACCCGTCAGTTGATAACACAATTACCGCAACTTGTTGGTTAATAATGATCACTTTTAGCACAGATTTTTTTTATAGCTATATTAACCAATTTTTTTGGCCATTTGTGCGAGTATTAGCTTTATTTAGTATTGCCCCGTTTTTTGGCGAAAAACAGATCCCTAAAAAAAGTAAAATTATATTAGCCTTATTGATCACTATTTTAATCTCTGCGGCAATACCACTACCACAAATCCCTCTTTTTTCCGTTATGGGGTGTTGGATCTTAATACAACAAGTTTTAATCGGCTTATTAATGGGACTGACAATGCAAATCGCCTTTGCCATCGTTCGTTATGCGGGAGAAGTATTGGGGATGCAGATGGGGCTCTCTTTCGCCTTATTTGTTGATCCAGCAGCCGGCCCCAATATGCCAATTATTGCGCGTTTTTTTAATCTATTATTGTTATTACTGTTTTTATCTTTCGATATTCATCTTTTGTTATTGTCACTATTGGCAGATAGCTTCCAGCTTATTCCAATCCAATCGCTAGCGTTAAATAGCCAAAGCTTTATATTAGTTGCTCAATCAGCCGGAATTATTTTTTATTATGGTTTACTATTGGCGCTGCCTATTTTAACCTTACTATTAATTATTAATATCAGTTTGGGGATCTTAAATAGAATGACCCCCCAACTTTCTATTTTTGTTGTCGGCTTCCAACTGACACTTTTAATTGGTATCTATCTATTACCTCTTTTAACCACTATCATTACCAAATATGCCGAGAAGATATTTAATGACATTCTGAGTCAATTAAGTTTGATACTACTTACATTAGCCGGGAAGTAATATTTTTCTAAATACTTTTTTTCCCTATCGTATTAACTTTTAAATTGTTCGTCTACTGCCAAATAAATCTATAAATTATGGGTTATTTTTGTGCTAACTGAATAATAAGTTAATAAATATTTACCTATCAGCAGATCAGCTAATCATTTATTTCGGTATCGCTATCCATTCAGACACAATATTCCGATAACCACCGGTCTTTTTAGTTAGATGTATCCATTGATCGACATAAAGTTTCCAGCTCATATCATCACGCGGTAGCATATAAGCTTTCTCAATATATTGCAGCGGTCGCTTTGGATTCAACGCACATAACTTACTCGGATAATGCTTTTGCTGATAAAGGGCTTCTGATGCATCAGTCACCATAACATCAAACTTTTTATCAATAATTTGCTGGAATATCGCCGCATTATCATGCGTCAATTGCAACTGGGCATTAGGTAAATAGCGATGGGCGAAAGCCTCATTGGTACCACCAAAAGGTGCAATCAAACGAACTGTCGGTTTATTAAGTTGTTCAATCGTTTGATATTTAGCTTTATCATCACAACGAACTAATGGAATTTTACCATCAACCGCTAGCGGCGCAGACAACCAGGTAGCTTGCTGACGTTTTAAAGTAACAGAAATACCCCCAACTGCAATATCACACTGTTTGTTATGAAAATCTGCCATTAATGTATTCCAGGTCGTTTTCTGCCATTTAACTTTAGCCCCCAGACTAGCAGCTAAATTTTCCATCATGGTAACATCAATGCCTTCATATTGACCATTCTGAAGTAAATGAGTATAAGGCCTATAATCACCAGTTGCGCAAACCGTTAATGTTTTCGTTTTCATCACTCGGTCAAGATGAGACTGCGCCTGTGCCGCTGCGCTTAAGAAAACCAGGCTGACTACTGTCAATTTCTTCATCATGCTTGTTCCTTTTTTATCCCAGGAAATTGTTTATCTCAACAAAAGCTAGCTAAACAAAATTACCCTCAATTACGAAATGAAAATAGCAAAATTTATTAAATCTTACTATTTTTTCAACACTATGAAACTATTATTTTTTGATATTACGTTATACTTTTTAACGTTATATTATATATAGTAACTTGATCGTTAATTCAATAGATATTAATCGTATTCTATTTTTCTGCAATAATATTGGGTCGATATTTAATATAACGAATTAACTATTATTGAATAATAAAAATAATTTTCTAATTATTAATTAAAATAAATAAGATAGAAATAAAAAATAGAGTAGATGAAAAAAAATAAAAAACCAGGAGAAAATAGCTCTCCTGGTAAAAATTTTATCTCAATTATGGCTTATTTTGCCGTTTATTTTATAATCTAAACTGGATTAACAAAATGATTCACCGCAATATTTTAAATAAAGATAAATCTTTCATTTGGGCAAATAAACCATATGAAGCCTGCAATATCGCCTCTTCTTGATAATATTCTGATATCTCCGCAGCCATATCAGTATCTGTCAATTGGCTTTGCCGCTCTTTTAGTAGCAATGAAATATCTTCACTACGACTATTTAATTGTTCAACTTCCTTGAGTTGTGAGCCAAGCTGGCTACTAATTGTGGCAAGCGTTTTCATGGTATTTTGCAAATCACTATGTGCACTATCGATATTGGCTGCCAATATACTTTGTGCCTGTGAATTTGCTGCTTGATAAGGCGTTTTTAGTGTACTAATTGCCAGATCCAATGACTGAAAAATATCGGCACCAGTTGCAGACTGCAAAACTTGCTGAGCAGTAAAATTCACCGTCACTTCACGATCGGCATCAATATGCTGCTTAATAGCATCCTGACTCCCTTGATAACTTACCGCTCCATTACTATTCATTATTAACGGCGCAGTATCGGTTTGATAACCGGCAAACAGATAATTACCTGAACTGTCTTTGCTATTGGCTAAACCCATCAACTCAGATTTTAAACTTTCCAGCTCAGTGGCATAAGCTTGTCGGGCATCCTCACTCATGATGGACTGATTAGAGACTGCCACAAAAGTCTGCTTAACACGGCGCGACAGATCTTCCATTTTCTCAACTACCTGTAGCTGTGATTGCATCTGATGCTGAGAAAAATTACGTGCCGTTTTATATTGTGCCAAACGCGCTTGGGTTTGATTAATTTGTAAATTTTCTGCAGCCGCTGCTGGATCATCAGCGGATTGTAACAACCGTTTTCCAGTCGTTATACGCTGATATTTATCTGCCAGTTGTGACTGAGAATGCATCATACTATCCGTTTTCTGATAATGCATAAATTGGCTGCTTAAACGAGTAACCATAACAACTTCCTTCTATATTAATACTGTTATCAGAAAATACGCATTAAAGTTTCAAACAAGCTATTGGCCGTCTGAATAACTTTGGCGTTTGACATGTAAAATTCCTGC is a genomic window of Arsenophonus apicola containing:
- the flgL gene encoding flagellar hook-associated protein FlgL, whose protein sequence is MVTRLSSQFMHYQKTDSMMHSQSQLADKYQRITTGKRLLQSADDPAAAAENLQINQTQARLAQYKTARNFSQHQMQSQLQVVEKMEDLSRRVKQTFVAVSNQSIMSEDARQAYATELESLKSELMGLANSKDSSGNYLFAGYQTDTAPLIMNSNGAVSYQGSQDAIKQHIDADREVTVNFTAQQVLQSATGADIFQSLDLAISTLKTPYQAANSQAQSILAANIDSAHSDLQNTMKTLATISSQLGSQLKEVEQLNSRSEDISLLLKERQSQLTDTDMAAEISEYYQEEAILQASYGLFAQMKDLSLFKILR